A segment of the Denticeps clupeoides chromosome 2, fDenClu1.1, whole genome shotgun sequence genome:
AGGAAAagtgtttttatggttttttttttgttgttttctttccttttttttttttaaatatatattttctacattGCAAATCTGATGTAACGTCCCCAGTTTTCTCTACACctgttaaatgtatttatgtttgtactgtttttttttttgttttttttttgtgagtgatGCAGCTTTAACATCGCCGGTTAAGGGATATGTAAGTGGCCTTCTAATTTGTGAAATCACAAATGATGCGCTGTGGCTTTCAACAGTAATTCACTAAACAACTGGCAGTTGGGATCAACCCTTGTTTCCACCGTGCATTCAGCAACACTGAATCATGCTATTAGCTGAATGCTGCATATTTTTAGAATCAAAATTGGAGACTAACTGACCCCGAGTTGTCGGTTGCAGAGTGAATGGCGCTGCTCCTGCGTGAGCAAATGCGTTGTTGTCACATTAGCGTCGCCTTCCTACTATTATACTAAATTTCAGCTTCTTAATGGCACAACTTGcaccttttttttggttttgttttttatttttaacatctaCTTAGCAATCTCATGGTGCATTTGATATGGAAAAAAGGGAAGTGTCCTTGAGTCTTTCTTGGGGTCCTAAAATCCAGATCCAAAGAGGGTCTTTCAGCAACTCAAGCCTTTTGGCAACTGATGACGTGAAGCCTGGAATGTACCTCAGGGactcgtttatttatttatttttttgatagaGGGATGGATTTGCGTTCCAGGGTTGCCGTGTCAGAACCCACCCTTCTTTCTCAACGTCGCTGCGTGTGGTTGTTTTGTTCCACTGTTCTTTTATTAGCCTTAATGTGATTACTCTAGTGGAGACTACAGTATACACTATTCATAAATGTTTACTAGCTCGATCATACCTTAACCAAAGTTAATGAGCAAGTAAGGTATAACAGTTGTTAGGTTTATTTATGCTACATATTTCAAACAGTACTTTATAATGCAAATCACAGTGCaatctacatttatttattttattaaagaaatCAAAATAACTGTCATACAATATTTTGTCATGTAGCATGTCTTGTAGTCTTTATACCTTTTCATTAAgaatttacttttctttttaaaataaatatatatatttttaatagtcTCAGAACAGCATTCCTAATATGATTTAACctgtttttaaacctttttttttttttttttttactctttctaACATCAGAAAATGTCAAAAGAATGAAGTAAACAGATGCTGAATTTAGTAGCTGCGGCCCACATATTTGGCATTATTTTTGTAAACTCTGTAAACTCTGTTGATGTGAGGCTGCTTTAACACTACATGCTAAACTTGAACTGGTAAcacattttaaggtttgatttAACGTTTACTCCTGCTGAAAGTTTTATTTGAAAGatccatgtttttattaaatgggGGTTTCTCTACCCTAACCCTTCAACTTTAATTGCACCCTTCAGGATTTTAAACCATTGCCCTTTAAAGTAAtaattgtgcgtgttaatgccagtttaaaaaaaaaaaaaaatccacgctgccgttgtcatttttttaatgtaatcaTGGTTCAACAATAATTGTACATTGTAATCATAGACTTGTTATGGAATACTACCATACCCATTATAATGTATAGATTTTGAAAATACTACCTTTTGTATTTAAGATGATTATGTATCTGTAgcatatatgtaatatatttatgcacaataaaatgttttaagttTCTCTTCTCTTGATTGTTTGGCCACCAGATGTATTTGACGTTGAATTCATGGCGTCGTTTTATGGCCTTATTTGTAGCTTTGACAGTGAGCGAGGTCTAGGAAGTGGCCCGAGTGAACGTTTACAGCCCATTTCAGAACGACTGTCTTCCTGAGTTGATGCTGGTCTCTGGTTAGAGAAACGCAGCACtgccaaatgaataaatgtgttttcagGAGATTTTGACAACTAATTGCAAAATATGTGTACACACAGTTGATGAATGTTCATTTGTAagtttaaatatgaaaataaatggcACACAGTTTGTAAGTAAGATTTTATACAATTTGTAATACATTCAACAAGAGAATTTTGGCATGTTCCTTTGTGCTCTTTTAGTTGCTCCACAGATGCAGTATACTTTAATATCTTGTCCACGCTGAACAAAAacaattagctttttttttttttttttttcttttctttcttcctctccctgCCTGAATGTGAACACATACAAAAGCCTTTTTTATGCCACCGTTAACTAACAATATTACTTGATGTAACAGAAGCAGATTATATTACGATCAAAAACATatacccccccctcctcccttgTTAATGCAATGCAAATGTAAGTGCACTTTCTGTTGGCCCAGGTACAGTAACACTGATTCACATGCATAAGTTCAGACAACGATAATACTTGTACAGCTTTCAGCACATTCCCCTTCCATTTAAGGGTCGTTTACAGGGCTTACATCTACAGTGCTTGCTATTGTCATCCAGTATTTAGAACAGTTTAAGGCAGTTTCAAGTATATTTAAGTGTTTAAGTTGTAAACATACTTTATGACTTAAATGAATCATTAGATGATTtaaaaagtcaagtgattgcaccagcgcagcacatggtgcacacagcaaaatgacTGCGTTTATTCCACCATatcgagcagtgggcagccatgaaaggcgcctgttgagcagtgtgtggggacggtagcttGCTCGAAGGGACCGTGGTGGTTTGGAATATGAACccgcaaccttgtgattattTCTgagttatttgtttgttttattcatgtatatttacattattctgCTGTCTTGTGTCTCTGTTTGTGAGATGTGGCAGTCACCACACAAACAGTTTCCTAGGGGATAAATAAGAGTTTATTCTGATtcttacccgttaggccaccactaccacaAGAATTATGTTGGAATGAATCAAATTTCATTATGTGTGTCAATTATCATTTGTATagtgtaacaaaaaaaatcattttgtgcTTGTTTATTTGTCTGCTGTGCTTTTTAATTAGGTGTTGCGTTTATTTAGTTATAATTAGAGGGTCAATGTCGTTCAATACGTTGCCAGGTCCGCTTATTATAAGCTACATGAAACCTGTTTTAAAAAGCTTACTTAAAAATCCATTTTGACCATCACGAGTTGTAAACAATTAtttgcagttttgttttttgttctgttaataatgtaatttacaaATATTAGCAAGGGTTTTAGTTGAGCTATTTAACATTATGAGTCTTGTCTCGAAAATGCGAAATTGcgtgtttattttataaaataaaaacacacgaATCTATTTGCACcttatttctaaataaatgcacaaataacTTTATAAGCAATATAGCAAGtgtctgtacattttaaatattcaaaccAGTCCAGAATGGTTTTTGTGTTAAGTGCGCCCTACTATCCTCTTACTAGCTTATCTCGACACCTGGCAACCCCGACAGGGTTCCGCGACCACCGAACCCAGCAGAATCATCGATGCACCACCCATCGCGGCCCGGGCCTGCACCCCTCCGCGGTCCGTAGTGTCCACTCGTCGCGTCCCTGCAGTCCCCCCGCGGACGTGTGCGTCCACTCGCACTCGACCCTGTCCGCGTTGACGGGGACCGAGCCGCACCCCTCCGCCGACTGTCCCGCCCAGAGCAGCTTGCAGGCCGCCGCCCGGTACTTCTTGGACATGATGTTGTACAGGATGGGGTTGATCGCCGCGCTGAGGTAGAACAGCACGAACGACACCAGGTTGCAGTACTCGCTGATCTGGGAGATGAGGGCGGAGTTTCCCTCCGAAGACTTGGAGAAGAGGTACCGACCCACGTGGAAAGGCAACCAGCAGAGAACAAAAGCCATGACCACCACAGCTGCAGAAGATCCAAAATGTTCATCAATTGctgatttatataaaaatcaatGTCGGAACACATATtgacatctatctatctatctatctagagagtatggcaagccaaacaggaagtgtgtgtgtgtgtatatatatatatatatatatatatatatatatatatatatatatacacacacacacacacacacacacacacacacacacacacacacacacacacacacacaaataaaattacatttacatttacagcatttatcagacgcccttatccagagcgacttacaataagtagttacagggacagtccccccctggagcaactcagggttaaatgtcttgctcagggacacaatggtagtaagtgggatttgaacccgggtcttctggttcataggcgagtgtgttacccactaggctaccgcCACCCTATGACAGGAAGCTGACTATTTGGAATGAAACAAATTtcattgtatatattatttatttcctgtttggcttccCACAAGAgagatatttaaatataaatttaatagTAATGATATTTATTTCTTGCTCTTTGCCAAATGCGGCAAATCTCTAGCGGACCCCGGGTGCGCATTCATGATCATGCACATCTTGACTGACTGAATGCTTTATTTAAGTACAAATGCAGACACAGTAATGAAGGTTTATGGTCGGTATAATGCTTACCCAGCATCTTGACAGTttgcttgttgtttttgtccCGGCTGGAGACGTTCGGGCCGAACGGGTCCCTCTTTCTCCTCCACAGCCTCCGGCCGATCAGGCTGTACAGGACCGTGAGACACAGAACCggcaggaagaagaagacgcTGGACACCCACACCATCATGGTGAGGAGCCCGGAGCGGATGGCGTACTCCGTCGCCTTGCACTCGTTCGTCTCCCACGGGTTGGTGCCGTTCTCGTGCTCGACGCCCACCAGGATGAAGATGGGCCCGGCGCTGCAGAAGGCCACGGCCCAGAGCACGAAGATGACCCCCCTCACGCGGCCCCTGGTCACCACCACCTTGGCCCGGAGCGGGAAGCAGATGGCGAAGTACCTCTCCACGCTGAGCGCGGTGATGTGCAGGATGGTGGAGTAGGTGCAGCTCTCGCTCACGAACTGGAACAGCTTGCACAGCTGCTCCCCGAAGTTCCACGGGCGGTACCGCCAGACGCGGTACAGGTCCAGCGGCATGCAGAGGAAGATGAGCAGGTCGGAGAAAGCCATGCTGGACAGGTACAGGTTGGTGGTGGTGCGCATGTCTTTGTATTTGGCGACCACCAGGATGGTCGTGAGGTTCCCGGTCACCCCCACGAGGAACAGGAGCGCGCAGGTCACGGTTATCCCGGTCAGGATGGGCACTGGGAAGAGGTGCACGGGGTACTCGAAGTCCCCGGCCGTCTCGTTGCCCGCGAAGCCCCCATCACACAGGGCGAGGCTGAGGGGACAGATGGAGAGGTTGGTCCACTCTGCCATTACGCACGGCCGCTCCGCTCAGCTCCGGCGCAGCGACCATTTCTCACTGCCACCAAAAAGCTTctcaaaaatacacatattCACATGCTAATATTCAAGAGAATTATTTGTACAACCGTGGAAGAGGTTGGTTAATTGCCCGGAAAACGGAACAGAACTATGGCACCGCCATGGCGTGTTAAAGGTCTCCTTCGCGCTCCCGTCGGAAGAGTCACTGGCAGCCAGGAGACGTGTTACGTCGCACTGAAGCCTCGTAAGGTCTGTGCCGGTGGTCGCGCTGTTGAGGAGGTGGGGCTGCGTGGCGCCCTTCGCGCCAGTGGACATGCGCACAAGGGGTCGGTGGAAACGTTTCAGCGTTGCCACGAATAGGAGGGTGGACGCACTCGGTGCATTTAAACGTATCTTAAAACCACGCGTCGGCTCGGTCTGGCTTGTCCGGCAAACTTTTTAAGGGGTGAAATTGCTCGTCTTCTGCCATCTGCTGGATTCGGGCACAAACAGCAGCGAACGTGAAGGGGGAATTAAGACTAATCTGCACAATAAACGAGCCAATCGACCTGTTCCGAGTATGAGTTCGGATGGGAACAGAAATGTACTGTGCACATTGATTTTTCTAGGCTGTAATTAGAACAAGTGGACgagttttcatttacatttacagcatttatcagaggcccttatccagagcaacttacaatcagtaggtacagggacagtcccccctctggagacactcagggttaagtgtcttgctcagggacacaatggtagtaagtgggatttgaacctgggtgttctggttcataggcgagtgtgttacccactaagttAGTCGAGTCATATACAGAAAGTGTCGTGGTTAGTAATTCCCAGATTGATAATAAGGTGACTGATTTATTGAGtctttatatcttttttttatttgacctgGCAACCCGAATTGTATCCCAAAGACCAACTGCACTTTAACATCACACTGGAAATTgtgcagtggcggcctagtgggAAAGGAAGTGAACTCGGAACACCACAATCCTGTCTGCTCCGAATGGCCCCATAATAAACCTGACAAGCTGTGAGAATTGTAGTGGATTGGGATGAACACATTCCagggttggaaaaaaaaaaccctgactaGGGGATTCTGTACGCTGTCCAGGGTGCTGAATAATTTAATatccttttccattttttatcaAGACTAGAAAAAGACCAACCAGTTTTATGTGATAAAATGCCACTAAACCTATATTATCTAGATTTGTTTCCATATGTGTATAGAAAAGAAGACATTTCAGTAGTTAAATCATTTctctatataaaacaaacagaGATGGACAAAGGTGGGAAAAATTCTCAGTTCAGAGGAAACCATATTCCATATTCAcctagccaaaaaaaaagttccaaaaTGCAATTAGTTTCCGTTTGTAATGATGAAAGGTTCTCATGGACACACAGTGGTAATGTGGTTAGCGATGTGGCGCCAACACCTCCAAGGATGTGAACTTGAATCCTGCCTTGGAccttgaagttgaagttgagctttatggtcatttcagctatatacatgttagacagtacacgaaataacgtttctctggaacctgtaGCTACCATTTTAAccattagacaaagttacacactgggctacataaggtgcaaacattttataaaaaaacatgtagacaacaacgAGACAGACGGCACTAAGTAAAATAATGTGTAAATATTGCTGTTCAAAATAAAAgagtgcattaatagataatattacagatagataatcatgcaatataacagaggtagtgcgagtgtgcgtgcgtgtgtgtgtgtgtgtgtgtgttaggccAGAGTGGAAAGTCGCTGAGTGCTGAGgcgtctgatggcctgtgggatgaagctgttgcagagtctggcagtgagggcccgaacgcttcggtacctttttccggatggtaggagggtgaagagtgcatgtgaggggtgtgtagagtccatcacaatgctggtggctttccggatgcagcggtaaatgtctgttatggcgggaagagagactcagatgatcttctcagctgtcctcactatccgatgtggtgcagttcccaaaccggACAGAGTGgtctggtcagaatgctctcaatggtccctctattgaaggtggtgaggatgggtggtgggagatatATATTTTGCATCATACTCTGTatgatattttgtattatatttgtatatttttacacGCAGCATTTACGATACCTGtccggctcagggactgcacctatGAAGATATTCTGGTTCTGATTCTGAATTACAAGGTGGCATATTTGCCACAGGCCGAGTCAGAAGAATATGAAGTTATTGAACCGGATGGTGAATGGCGCCGCTTTCTCGCGAGGGCGACAGGGGTTTTCGGGCCAGAGGACCGGAACCGGTTTGGTCGCGCGTGTTCCGGCTCGGCGCTCGTCAATCCgcgggtgggcgtggccccGCGGGTGGGCGGGGCCCCGCTGCCGGGGAGGAACGGCACGCGCTCCGGTCCGCGGCGTCGACGACGACTCCGGGAGacgcttctttcttttttactaCATACCTACACACGCTTTACTTCTAATGAGGTACGTGCCGTCTTTTAAATATTGCGCGAACTGTGTGTTTCATCTGCAGACCGGAAGTCGAAATGTTGACGCTTTTTTCACCCTCGGTTAATAGTGgcgttttatttttatttattctgtttttttttttatcgctctTTCAACGTCTAGTACGTCTGTCTGAGACGAGTGTCCGTCGGAATTTCTGCTTGAATTCAGTGGTGCTTCCTCCAGTTGGACTGGAATGACGTTCATTTAACTCTAACTTTTTAGGTGCTCAGTTGCTTCCCaggcacgtttttttttctccaattttCCATCCTGTTTCTCACCAAAATGTGGAACACCAGCTACTGCTCTTCtgggaataaaaagaaaatccgcAACAGACCACTGGACTAGTGATTCAATCACGTAAAGTACAAGGGCGTCACTCTGCTGTCTGTGGTTTATTGCAAcctcactgtacacacacacacacacacacacacacaccaaacacatctTGATATTTCCTGCACTGCGGCATGTCCATCGGACTGAGTTAAGCAACCTGCTCTTCCTGTAAGGCCGCTTCTAGCTCCAGTAATGAAAACTAGGTGGACGTGGCGAGATGCCCAAACGGATGAGAAATTTTTTTGCACTGTCTGCCATTACGTACCAAACACTGCTCCATTAAGTATACGTGCGCATGTTCAATCACCCCAATAACAAATAAATCCTTGTTATATGTGGATGTGGAAGGCCTTTGTTTACCTTCCTTACTTTCCCGAACTGCCAGCTGAGCAGCATCTTAAGGAGCCATACGGAATTGGAGAACAATACTGAATAGGAGGCGTGTGTGGTATTGGTTAACCGTGAACAGTGAAGACTTTTTACACCACTGTCGTGTGTGCCGCGGGCCCTGATAACTCGGCAAACATTGCATGGGTGTGTTTGGTTGCTTTAGCCAGCTGCCGCAATCGAGTGCCGTTTGCGCTCTTTGCCCCGGGATGAGACCTTCTGTAATCTCCCGGTGATCCCCTCCACGCCCTGCCACGGGCAGATAGGAATGCCCAGCTCCACGGTTCCCGGGGTTACCGGCGACGTGCTATCCCAGGCTGAGCTGAAGAAAGCCACTGCTTAAACAAGGGAATGCTGTGGTCACGCTGTGGTCTTGTGAGTTCCCGATTGGAAGCCTCAGCCGTCCTATTTGGTGCCAGCAGGGCTAGATTGAATCATCTCACCCAAGTTGCTGCTATTTGGTATTATTTGCATTATCCAGAAACATTGCATGGATGATGCAAGCTATACTGGAAGTTAAGAGTTTATTAAAAAGGGGAACCCTGCGAGCATCGTGGTGTTCGTCAATGTCATGTGTTAGCCGGAAGTTTAGCAATCAGCTGccctgtgtgagagagactgaTGTAATACACAGATACTTAATTAGTTCCTCTAGTCAATAtaggtgtgtgcgtgttttagagagagagagagagagagaccatacATAATATATTACTCTTCTGCCTATGTATATAGACACCACCCAACCTGACCACACAATGCAGCgcgtgtgtgtggacagtgcaAGCTCGTCACGACTTCACTGACCTTGTGACCCTCAGCACGGTCTGAAAGCCACCAGCCAGGCTGCACTGTTATCTGAACCTGCATCCGTCATGGCTTCATAAAGTGGCTTCGTagagtgacttttttttatttttttattttgtatgctgtgttgtgtgtctaACTTGACTACATTGCTCTCTTTTGTTTCGTTTTACCGCAGTTGTCCCGTTCTTGAAAATCACGACTTTCACCTGCAATGTGCTGCAGGGCCGCCAGAGGGCGCCCGCACCGCACAGTTGTTGACACGGTTGACGCGCACATACTATGGCGCATAATAGATGCATACATTTATTGTTGATTGTAATTTAACTGTCAGGTCACGCTGTAAAATACATAACGTGGGGAATGCAATTGTCCGTCAGCAAACCCTGCTTTCTTGAATGTAATCAATCAAGTAATTGGCAATAATTTAAGTCATGGTAAAGTGAGAGAATGGGCCAAGTGTCACTGTAACCAAAGCTTTTTATAATTGTTGTCTGTGGCATTAAGGTTACAGTAAGTCATGATTAGTGCGGAACTGGAGGATCATGGTCCTCTCCAGAGTATAACTGTGCTATACATTTGTCCATGTAAAACACAACCTAATCTTTTCAAAGTCATAATACAGTGTTATATGTGGAATTCGGATTAAAGTGTAAGAGACACACAGTTTGCTTTAATTGAAATGAGCCCCTCTCCAAAATTATGACTCGAGGACTCCTCGTGACCGACTGATTG
Coding sequences within it:
- the ghsrb gene encoding growth hormone secretagogue receptor type 1, which translates into the protein MAEWTNLSICPLSLALCDGGFAGNETAGDFEYPVHLFPVPILTGITVTCALLFLVGVTGNLTTILVVAKYKDMRTTTNLYLSSMAFSDLLIFLCMPLDLYRVWRYRPWNFGEQLCKLFQFVSESCTYSTILHITALSVERYFAICFPLRAKVVVTRGRVRGVIFVLWAVAFCSAGPIFILVGVEHENGTNPWETNECKATEYAIRSGLLTMMVWVSSVFFFLPVLCLTVLYSLIGRRLWRRKRDPFGPNVSSRDKNNKQTVKMLAVVVMAFVLCWLPFHVGRYLFSKSSEGNSALISQISEYCNLVSFVLFYLSAAINPILYNIMSKKYRAAACKLLWAGQSAEGCGSVPVNADRVECEWTHTSAGGLQGRDEWTLRTAEGCRPGPRWVVHR